The DNA window GCTGTAACACAACCTTTGGATGTTTTGCGCCGCACAAGACTACTTGACTATTTGTGCGTTGCGGCTACCCTGCCGCCATCCAACAGCCCAACGGAGGACGGCCATGTTCAACTTTGACGAAGCCAACAAGAAGAGCAGGGAAGCCGTCGACACGGCGCTGAGAACCTATTCTGACACGGCCAAGGGCTTTCAGGCGATCGCCGCCGAAGCTGCTGAATATTCGAAGAAGTCCTTTCAGGATGCGGTAACGCATTTCGAAACGCTGGCGGGCGTCAGGAGCTTCGAGGCCGCTTTCGAGCTGCAGACGAGCTATGTCAAGTCGAGCTATGAGAGCTTCGTTTCCGAAGCGACGAAGCTCGGCGAAATGTACGCCGATCTCGCCAAGTCCGCCTATAAGCCTTACGAGGCTCCGATCGCCGCTGCCGTCGCCAAGACGACCCGGCAGGCGCCGCCGGCAACGCCCGCCGCCGCATGAATTGATTTCGGTAGCGCAACCTGCGCTACGTATTGAAATGCCAAGACCGGCTACGCATTTGTAGCCGGTCTTTTTTTGCTTCCGCTTTCGCCGCAGCGCTGCATGGATCGGCCGGGGACTTTTTTGGCCTTTCCCGTGCATGCCGGCATTTCTTGATTGCAGTGTCTGACAGGGGGCTTAAAATCGGCCTATTATGAACTAAGTTAGTGTTTCAGATATTCGGCGGGAAAAGCACCCTCCCATGCTCCGTCGGATTGATCGAGGAATGAATGACAATGATCGCAAAGCCGATCCGGATGCAGAACGACAGCGAAAGGAACGGGGACAACGGAAATCGCGGAACCTCGGTCATCACGCGCACCAAGCCGAAGACCAAGAAGCCCAACCTCTATCGCGTGCTGCTTTTGAATGATGACTATACGCCCATGGAATTCGTCATTCACATTCTGGAGCGTTTTTTTCAGAAGGACCGTGAAAGTGCCACCCGCATCATGCTCCATGTCCACAATCACGGCGTCGGCGAGTGCGGAATATTCACATACGAGGTAGCGGAAACGAAGGTCAGCCAGGTGATGGACTTCGCCCGGCAGCACCAGCATCCGCTGCAATGCGTCATGGAAAAGAAGTGAGGATCTGAACGTGCCAACATTTTCGCCTAGCTTAGAGAAGGCGCTCCATCAGGCACTGACCTTTGCCAACGAGCGGCATCATGAATATGCGACGCTCGAGCATCTGCTGCTCGCCCTGATCGACGATGCCGATGCGGCCGCGGTCATGGGTGCCTGCAATGTCGATCTCGACGCGCTGCGCAAGACGCTCGTCGAATATGTCGATAATGAACTCTCCAATCTGATCACCGGTTACGACGAGGATTCCAAGCCGACCTCCGGCTTCCAGCGCGTAATCCAGCGCGCGGTCATCCACGTGCAGTCATCCGGGCGCGAGGAAGTGACCGGCGCCAACGTGCTCGTAGCGATCTTCGCCGAGCGCGAAAGCCATGCCGCCTATTTCCTGCAGGAGCAGGAGATGACCCGCTATGATGCCGTCAACTATATCTCCCATGGCATCGGCAAGCGGCCGGGCGCCTCGGAGACCCGCACCCCCCGCGGCGCCGAGGAGGAGGCCGAAAGCAAGCCGACGGCGCGCGGCGGCGAGGAAGAGGGCGGCCCGAAGAAGCAGCAGGATGCGCTCAAGGCCTATTGCGTCAATCTCAACGAGAAGGCCAAGGGCGGCAAGATCGACCCGCTGATCGGCCGTCATGCCGAGGTGAGCCGCACCATCCAGATCCTGTGCCGCCGTTCGAAGAACAATCCGCTCTATGTGGGTGATCCCGGCGTCGGCAAGACGGCGATCGCCGAAGGTCTTGCCAAGCGCATCGTCGAAGGCAAGGTGCCCGAGGCGCTTGCCGATGCGACGATCTTCTCGCTCGACATGGGCACGCTGCTCGCCGGCACACGCTACCGCGGCGATTTCGAAGAGCGCCTGAAGCAGGTCGTCAAGGAACTGGAAGAATATCCGGGTGCCGTGCTGTTCATCGACGAGATCCATACGGTGATTGGCGCCGGCGCCACATCCGGCGGGGCGATGGATGCATCGAACCTGCTGAAGCCCGCGCTGTCATCAGGCGCCATCCGCTGCATCGGTTCGACCACCTACAAGGAATACCGCCAGTTCTTCGAGAAGGACCGGGCGCTGGTCCGCCGTTTCCAGAAGATCGACGTCAGCGAGCCCTCGATCAATGATGCGATCGAGATCATGAAGGGCCTGAAGCCCTATTTCGAAGAATATCACCACCTGCGCTACTCGAACGACGCCATCAAGTCGGCCGTCGAGCTGTCGGCCCGCTACATCTCCGACCGCAAGCTGCCGGACAAGGCAATCGACGTGATCGACGAAACGGGTGCGGCCCAGATGCTTCTGCCGCCCTCGAAGCGCCGCAAGCTGATCACCGAAAAGGAGATCGAAGCGACGATAGCCACGATGGCGCGCATCCCGCCCAAGACCGTCTCCAAGGACGACGAGGCGGTTCTTGCCAATCTCGAGCAGGAACTGCGCTCGGTCGTCTACGGCCAGGATATTGCTATCGAAGCTCTTTCGACCTCGATCAAGCTGGCGCGTGCCGGTCTTCGCGAGCCGAACAAGCCGATTGGCGCCTATGTCTTCTCCGGTCCGACCGGTGTAGGCAAGACCGAAGTGGCAAAGCAGCTTGCTTCGTCACTCGGCGTCGAGCTCCTGCGCTTCGACATGTCGGAATATATGGAGCGGCATACGGTTTCCCGTCTGCTCGGCGCACCTCCCGGCTATGTTGGTTTCGACCAGGGCGGTCTTCTGACCGATGGCGTGGATCAGCATCCGCATTGCGTGGTCCTGCTCGACGAAATCGAGAAGGCGCATCCGGATATCTACAATATCCTGCTGCAGGTGATGGACCACGGCACGCTGACCGACCATAACGGCAAGAAGATCGACTTCCGCAACGTCATCCTGATCATGACGACGAATGCGGGCGCTTCCGAAATGGCCAAGGCCGCAATCGGCTTCGGCTCGTCCAAGCGCACGGGCGAGGACGAGGAGGCGCTGACCCGTCTTTTCACGCCGGAGTTCCGCAACCGACTCGACGCGATCATTCCCTTCGCGGCCCTGCCAACGGCGGTTATCCACAAGGTCGTGCAGAAGTTCATCATGCAACTGGAGGCCCAGCTTTCCGAAAGGAACGTCACCTTCGACCTGCATGAGGACGCGATCGCTTGGCTCGCCGAAAAGGGTTACGACGAGAAGATGGGCGCCCGCCCGCTGGCCCGCGTGATCCAGGACACGATCAAGAAGCCGCTCGCCAACGAAATCCTCTTCGGCAAGCTGAAGAAGGGCGGCGTTGTCAACGTCACCGTCGGCCCGAAGGAAGATGGCAAGCCCGGCATCCTGCTGGAGGCCATTCCGGATACGGCGCCGATCAAGCCGAAGCCGGAAGCCGAGGTCGTGCATCCCGAAGCCGACGATGAGGATGACGGCGAGCTGAAAACGAAGACGACTCGCAAGACCCGTGCCAAGACGGTTCCGCGGGCCGAGCCCGAGGTCCGCGACGCTCCGAAGAAGGGAAGCGCCGTTCCCAAGGTTCCGCGCAGGAAGTAAGACCTCGTCACCGAATTTGGAAAAGGCCGCGTCACCCGCGGCCTTTTTCGTTTCCCGTGCTGGCAGCGATCCGCGTTACGCCAGCGCGGCCCGAAGTTTTTCAGCATGCGCGGCAAGAACGGCGCCGTCCTCCATCTTGCCGGAATGTGGCCTGAGCGCCGTGCTCTCATGGCGGGGAATGACGTGGAAATGCAGATGGAACACCGTTTGTCCGGCCGCCGGTTCGTTGAATTGGGCGATGAACACACCATCGGCGTCGAAGACGTCCTTGACCGCGTTGGCGACCTTCTGGACAACGGTGATGGCCTGGGTGAGGGTAGTCGGATCGGCATCGAGAATGTTGCGGGAAGGCGCCTTCGGAACGACCAGTACATGGCCCGGCGCCTGCGGCATCACATCCATGAAGGCGACCGTATACTGGTCCTCGTAGATCCGGTGCGAGGGAATTTCGCCGCGCAGGATCTTGGCGAAGATATTGTTATCGTCATAGGCGCTGGTCATCGCGAAATCTCCTCACGTTCCAATTGATCGGGTAGCGCGCTCGCCGGGGCGGCGTCAATCCTCCTGCAGGCGTTCGCCTTTGCGGAAAGGGCTGTGCTCGCTCAGAAGCTCACCCATCTGTTCGACATCGGCACGCTCGCGCGCGAGATAGTCGCCGATCGCCCTGCGGAGCCCGGCATGGGCGACATAATGAGCGGAATGCGTCGTCACCGGCAGGTAGCCGCGCGCTAGCTTGTGTTCGCCCTGCGCGCCGGCTTCGACGCGCTTCAGACCTTTGGAAAGGGCGAAGTCGATCGCCTGGTGATAGCAGACCTCGAAATGCAGGAAGGGGTGGTCCTCGATGCAGCCCCAGTGACGGCCGTAGAGCGTATTGCCGCCGATGAAGTTGATCGCGCCGGCAATATAGCGGCCCTCGCGCTTGGCCATGACGAGCAGGATATCGTCGGCCATGCGTTCGCCAATCAGCGAGTAGAACTTGCGGGTAAGATAAGGCCGGCCCCACTTGCGGCCGCCGGTATCCATGTAGAACTTGAAGAACTGGTCCCAGATCCGCTCTGTCAGGTCGCGCCCGGTCAGCCAGTCGATGCTGATGTCGTTTTCGAGCGCGGCGCGGCGCTCCTTGCGCAACGCCTTGCGTTTGCGCGAAGCGAGCGTCTCCAGAAATTCGTCGTGATTGGCATAACCGGCATTTATGAAATGAAACTGCTGGTCGGTACGGTGCAGATAGCCGTCCATTTCGAAGACGCCGATCTCCTCGTCCGGCACGAAGGTGATATGTGCCGAGGAGATGCCGAGCCGGCGCACGATCTCCTTCAGGCTTTCGGCGATCGCGCTCTGGATCGGTAGCCGTTGCAGCCCCTCGGCGACAAGGAGACGCGGCCCGGTCGCCGGCGTGAACGGGATCGAGCACTGCAGCTTGGGATAATAGCGCCCGCCAGCCCGCTCGAAAGCGTCGGCCCAGCCGTGGTCGAAGACATATTCGCCCTGGCTGTGGCTTTTGAGGTAGCCGGGCAGGGCGCCGATCAGTTCGCCGCGATCTGTCTCGAGTAACAGGTGATGGCCGAGCCAACCCGTTTCGGCCGTGGCAGAGCCGGATTCTTCCAGCGATGATAAAAAAGCGTGCGAAACAAATGGGTTGTACGCAAGTGTGCTGCAAGCCTTCGACGCCCCGGAAAGCCTGGACCAGCTCTCCGGGGAAATCGCGGTGAAGGAGCGTTCTACTCGAATGGATAGTTCATCTGTCATGGGGCAAATGCGAAGCCTGTGGGGGACGGTTCGGCTCTGCCTCAGTCTGCGCATGATCTTGGCCAAAAAGCGAGCGTCAAACGGCCATGCGCGGATCGAAGCCTTCGAAGGTCATCTGGTCTGCATTGGCGAAAGTGCGACGGCGCGCCTCTTCGTCACGCACCGTCCAGGTGATCACCGGAATGCCCTTTTCGCGTTCGCCTGTGATGAAGGCATTCGGCAGGTCACCATAATAATAGGAGATGAAATCGAGGCCGATCTCCATTGCCTCCGCATGTAACCTGAACGCCTCCCGCGTGTTGCCTTCCGCCGTCAATCCGATCGGGTAGGGCGAGCCGAGCGCTTTCAGATCGCGCAGCAGCCAGTGGTCGAAGCTCATCAGCGCAACCTTGCCCTCATAGCCTTCGAGCACTTCGATCACGGATTCGGCAAAACCTTCGTCGTCGGCCTCACGGCCCTTCAGCTCCAGCACCAGCGGTACCTTGCCCTGGACGAGATCGAGGAGCTGGCGGAGCGTCGGCACCTTGTCGCCCGTGCCTCCGATGGCGATCAGCCCGAGTTCTCGGGAGGTGCGCTCGCGGATGTCGCCGTTGAGATTGCACAGACGCTTGAGGTCCTCGTCGTGGAAGATGATCGGCACCGCGTCGGAGGCGTAGTGAAGGTCGCATTCGATCGCAAAGCCGGCTTCGACAGCGCGCGAAAAGGCCGAAAGCGTATTCTCCCAGACAAGCCTGTTGAGGTCGTGATAGCCGCGATGGGCGACTGGCACGTCCTTGATCCAGTCTGCATTGGTCATTCTGCGATTTCCATGATAGCGTCGATCTCGACGGCGGCGTTCAGCGGAAGAGCGGCCATGCCGACGGCAGCGCGTGCATGTTTGCCAACTTTGCCGAGTACGCCGGCGATCAGGTTCGAGGCGCCGTTGATGACGAGATGCTGCTCGACAAAGTCGGGAGCCGAGGCGACGAAGCCGTTCAGCTTGATGACGCGCCGGATGCGGCCAAGATCGCCGCCAAGTGCAGCCTTCGCCTGGGCAAGGATGTTGATGGCGCAGAGTTCGGCGCCGCGCTGGCCAGTCGCAACGTCGATCGTCTTGCCGAGATGGCCGGATATGGCAACCTTGCCGCCTTCGAGCGGCAGCTGGCCGGAGATGTAGAGCAGATTGCCGCTGATGACATAGGGAACGTAATTTGCGGCGGGCGCCGCAGCTTCGGGCAAAGTTATCCCCATCTCACTCAGACGCGCTGCAATTTCATCTGACATTTTCGTCTCCGCTTTTGTTGTCAATGTTTCAAAAATTATGCATCAAGACTAGAATCTTTAATATGACAGGTCCGAGCC is part of the Rhizobium bangladeshense genome and encodes:
- a CDS encoding phasin family protein, which translates into the protein MFNFDEANKKSREAVDTALRTYSDTAKGFQAIAAEAAEYSKKSFQDAVTHFETLAGVRSFEAAFELQTSYVKSSYESFVSEATKLGEMYADLAKSAYKPYEAPIAAAVAKTTRQAPPATPAAA
- the clpS gene encoding ATP-dependent Clp protease adapter ClpS, whose translation is MIAKPIRMQNDSERNGDNGNRGTSVITRTKPKTKKPNLYRVLLLNDDYTPMEFVIHILERFFQKDRESATRIMLHVHNHGVGECGIFTYEVAETKVSQVMDFARQHQHPLQCVMEKK
- the clpA gene encoding ATP-dependent Clp protease ATP-binding subunit ClpA is translated as MPTFSPSLEKALHQALTFANERHHEYATLEHLLLALIDDADAAAVMGACNVDLDALRKTLVEYVDNELSNLITGYDEDSKPTSGFQRVIQRAVIHVQSSGREEVTGANVLVAIFAERESHAAYFLQEQEMTRYDAVNYISHGIGKRPGASETRTPRGAEEEAESKPTARGGEEEGGPKKQQDALKAYCVNLNEKAKGGKIDPLIGRHAEVSRTIQILCRRSKNNPLYVGDPGVGKTAIAEGLAKRIVEGKVPEALADATIFSLDMGTLLAGTRYRGDFEERLKQVVKELEEYPGAVLFIDEIHTVIGAGATSGGAMDASNLLKPALSSGAIRCIGSTTYKEYRQFFEKDRALVRRFQKIDVSEPSINDAIEIMKGLKPYFEEYHHLRYSNDAIKSAVELSARYISDRKLPDKAIDVIDETGAAQMLLPPSKRRKLITEKEIEATIATMARIPPKTVSKDDEAVLANLEQELRSVVYGQDIAIEALSTSIKLARAGLREPNKPIGAYVFSGPTGVGKTEVAKQLASSLGVELLRFDMSEYMERHTVSRLLGAPPGYVGFDQGGLLTDGVDQHPHCVVLLDEIEKAHPDIYNILLQVMDHGTLTDHNGKKIDFRNVILIMTTNAGASEMAKAAIGFGSSKRTGEDEEALTRLFTPEFRNRLDAIIPFAALPTAVIHKVVQKFIMQLEAQLSERNVTFDLHEDAIAWLAEKGYDEKMGARPLARVIQDTIKKPLANEILFGKLKKGGVVNVTVGPKEDGKPGILLEAIPDTAPIKPKPEAEVVHPEADDEDDGELKTKTTRKTRAKTVPRAEPEVRDAPKKGSAVPKVPRRK
- a CDS encoding HIT family protein; translation: MTSAYDDNNIFAKILRGEIPSHRIYEDQYTVAFMDVMPQAPGHVLVVPKAPSRNILDADPTTLTQAITVVQKVANAVKDVFDADGVFIAQFNEPAAGQTVFHLHFHVIPRHESTALRPHSGKMEDGAVLAAHAEKLRAALA
- a CDS encoding GNAT family N-acetyltransferase is translated as MTDELSIRVERSFTAISPESWSRLSGASKACSTLAYNPFVSHAFLSSLEESGSATAETGWLGHHLLLETDRGELIGALPGYLKSHSQGEYVFDHGWADAFERAGGRYYPKLQCSIPFTPATGPRLLVAEGLQRLPIQSAIAESLKEIVRRLGISSAHITFVPDEEIGVFEMDGYLHRTDQQFHFINAGYANHDEFLETLASRKRKALRKERRAALENDISIDWLTGRDLTERIWDQFFKFYMDTGGRKWGRPYLTRKFYSLIGERMADDILLVMAKREGRYIAGAINFIGGNTLYGRHWGCIEDHPFLHFEVCYHQAIDFALSKGLKRVEAGAQGEHKLARGYLPVTTHSAHYVAHAGLRRAIGDYLARERADVEQMGELLSEHSPFRKGERLQED
- a CDS encoding glycerophosphodiester phosphodiesterase translates to MTNADWIKDVPVAHRGYHDLNRLVWENTLSAFSRAVEAGFAIECDLHYASDAVPIIFHDEDLKRLCNLNGDIRERTSRELGLIAIGGTGDKVPTLRQLLDLVQGKVPLVLELKGREADDEGFAESVIEVLEGYEGKVALMSFDHWLLRDLKALGSPYPIGLTAEGNTREAFRLHAEAMEIGLDFISYYYGDLPNAFITGEREKGIPVITWTVRDEEARRRTFANADQMTFEGFDPRMAV
- a CDS encoding RidA family protein, with translation MSDEIAARLSEMGITLPEAAAPAANYVPYVISGNLLYISGQLPLEGGKVAISGHLGKTIDVATGQRGAELCAINILAQAKAALGGDLGRIRRVIKLNGFVASAPDFVEQHLVINGASNLIAGVLGKVGKHARAAVGMAALPLNAAVEIDAIMEIAE